The Solanum lycopersicum chromosome 8, SLM_r2.1 DNA segment TTTTAAACTGAAAGCAAAAATGATGATTCATAATCTAAACTAATAATACTTCACTTCATTTTCATTGTTGCAAAACTAGACATTTTGTTccattattttctaatatttattcCTTTTTAGAAACTAATCCATAACATTAATTACGTTAATTTGGCACAACTCAAGGGCAAtttggacaattttttttcttatttgaacGATACAATATTCGAAAATGCCTAAATGAATTGCCTATAAGAGCAGGAGAAAAAGCGCGCTCAAATTCATTCACGCTTTACACACACTCTCTGATCAAACAGAAAATGGAACTTTCCGGAACCGCCGGTGCCGCCGACGATCAACTTGCTCGGACTTCCGAAATCGAATCTCAGCTTTCCACCGTCGTTTACGGTATCCTCCATATCTATATTGAGTTctagttcaatttttttgcatttattcTCGAAGATCTGtaaccaaatgaaattttagctggataatttgtatatttgttttcttcttcggAGTTTTAGTCTAATTGCGATGTTATTGTTTACTATTTTCTCTGGTAATCCTTTTCCGCTTTTGCATAAGCTTTCATTTGCTGTTTTCTTCTGTCTCAGCGTCATATGGGTGTTTTTTCTCataaagttttgaatttcatttCCGTGAATTGGAGATGGAAATAGTTCGAACAATAAactttcagtttttttttccaattaaatgTATTATAATTTCTTCACTTATAATCTTGTCTGTGTTGATTTTCCGTGTTTAGTTGCTAATGATTGAATTTCGCTTGACGTCTCGATACTTTTCCTAATTTTGTTTTGTTCTGAATTAGAGAGATTTTACAAGTTGTTTGATTAATTGTTAGTAACAATATAGAAAGAACTTggtatatttgatttattagaaAATAGTTTTGTATTATCTGTCTAAAGAATAAGGCTTCTATACAGCAAGAGAACTGAGAAAATATTAGCCACTGTCTCAATTGATCTTCAGAACATTTATGAATTGTTACTTGCATGCTATGAGGATAAAATGCTGAGGAATTTGGTTTGAATTGagataaaatgaacaattaactgATGTAAACTACTGTTTCACATGGTCTTGGTATGCTGCATTTAGCAAAGTTTTAGATCATCTCATCTGTTACATCTAATTTTGGAAGTGCACTCCATCCTAAGTTGGTATCTAAAAGCCTTTCTCCTCATTCCATAAATTGCATGCGTCAGGTGATAAAAAAAGATAGTGgttaaatttttgtattgaagATCCTGCATCAAACAATGGAGATGAATTATCAGTCAAAAATTCAGTAGACTTATGTCTACACAATACATACTTCACggaactaaaaatgaaataaagtgcaAATACTATGTTAGTTTCCtcttaaatttaaaatggaaACTGGTTGCGGAAAATCCAGGAAGAATGTAGTTTATGAGTTGCATAGCTAGATACTAGTGAAGTTTATATTGATCAATATGTAGTTTTATGGTCTTAATCCGATTTACTGACCTATAATGAGAAGGAATGTGGTCTCAAATCCTACTTGTGACTAAGTGCACTGGACGTTCTCCTTACCTCATAACTAACTGATATCCCGAATTCAAATCCATAATTTATTGCTGGATAACTTTTTAGTGGATGCTCTGAAATGGCATGTTGATGGGAATAGTGGAACATCAGGTAAAAAGAAATAAGCTTCACTGAGTCCCAGCAGTTATTATTGATGGTTCGTGCTTGGACTCATTGAGAGGGAACTTGATATTTTCAGTCACCTGCAGGTTCTTAAGGTGATACTATTTGAGAATCCATTTCCCATTGGTCTGGTTATGTTGAACTGGGTCATTTGTTTTCAGTTACTAGAAAATTTGCTAATGTGTTGATCAGTGTTGCCATCAATTGTTTTAGGAAATGTTAATATACCTTGTGGATTGAAACATCATGAGGAATTTATTTGTTCCACAAAATGAATATGCAGAGCTCTCACAACAAGTGCAAGGGGCAATGGAGAACATGCTGAAGATGATAAAGTGAGCTGATTAACACTGACTGAAGGAAGTATAGTTTTATCTATATAGCAACATGAAAAAATGAGCAAATACTTGCATTAGCTTTGAGAATTGGACTTGTATTGTTAATATTCGTCTATTCTATCCTCCATTTTTTAATGTGCTTGACTAAATGTCAagattactattttttaaatatcaaatgtgTTTCAAGCAACCAGGATTTTGCGTAGTTCTCTTCTGAAGCTATTGGTTTTCATATTTCGTTCTTTCATAATAGTCTttcttgcatttttattttaactgcTTCTTATTCTTTCTTACAACTTAAGTTAGAGTTGAAGACTATTACCATTCATTTCATTGCATCTATGGacaattctctctctctctctctatgcTTGTTTCTGTCCTAAGCTTTCACATTTATATCACTTTCTACAGTGAAGTTGATCAGAGCTCTACTGAAGTAACAGAAGACATGGAGAAGTGCAAGGAATCTGCTCTCGAGAGGAGTAAAACTTTAGAGGAACAGAAGGAACATTTTCAAAGAGCTGCTTATGCTATTTTGAACATGCTGAATAACCATGGAGGAtagaatttgtatatttataaatgATCCCTTAATCTCTGTTTTCCATAGTGGTGATTGTGATTTCAGCTCAGGCATAACTTGTGATGTTTATctcataaaaatattctatCAGTTTAATTTCTCATGCATAATTTATCATGTCATCTGTGACAGACATGCCGTAAATTGTACATTACTTCACTTGCATATGTTTTAGTGGACAGTCTGCTCATGAATTATGTTTAGATGTATACTAGTGTTAGAC contains these protein-coding regions:
- the LOC101258579 gene encoding uncharacterized protein, with translation MELSGTAGAADDQLARTSEIESQLSTVVYELSQQVQGAMENMLKMINEVDQSSTEVTEDMEKCKESALERSKTLEEQKEHFQRAAYAILNMLNNHGG